From Rubrivirga sp. SAORIC476, a single genomic window includes:
- a CDS encoding T9SS type A sorting domain-containing protein, producing the protein MLCRLLALSLLTGLTVQAQSLEWVGDGALVEAVSADGSVAMGRLTSPAQAFRWTAAGLELLGNPPGAFTSRALDASADGSVLVGAAQLTATGGSDAFRWTEGNYQLLGLPNGTASSVSADGTVVAGQALFDGRGRATRWVGETAASLGTLGGDFSSATGLSADGSVVVGGAFDITGTLRPFRWENGSMIDLRTLGGTGLARAYAVSSDGRVVVGSAPDASERVRAFRWEAGSMVDLGPAPGYPDGEYLAVDVSADGSVIAGSYGGADGVERAIVWQQSVGWRPLRDLLTDAGLDVSGWTFAGITGISDDGLVFGGQGRNPSGVFGGWVASLRPSTPAEPAPARASPRLTVGPNPMTTAGAVRLTVPQAGPVQVRVVDLLGRTVSVVLDGAVAAGDHALSLHTSGLAQGVYLIRVESPGGVLVRPFVLAR; encoded by the coding sequence ATGCTGTGCCGTCTGCTCGCCCTCTCCCTCCTCACAGGCCTGACCGTCCAGGCGCAGTCCCTCGAATGGGTCGGAGACGGCGCGCTCGTCGAGGCGGTGTCGGCGGACGGATCGGTCGCCATGGGACGGCTCACGTCTCCCGCTCAAGCCTTCCGCTGGACGGCGGCGGGGCTGGAGCTGCTCGGGAATCCGCCAGGCGCGTTCACGAGCCGCGCGCTGGATGCCTCGGCCGACGGCTCCGTTCTGGTGGGGGCCGCGCAGCTCACCGCGACGGGGGGAAGCGACGCCTTCCGGTGGACCGAGGGGAACTATCAACTCCTCGGCCTCCCCAACGGCACCGCCTCCAGCGTCTCCGCCGACGGAACCGTGGTCGCGGGTCAGGCCCTGTTCGACGGCCGCGGTCGGGCGACACGCTGGGTCGGGGAGACGGCGGCCAGCCTCGGGACCCTCGGCGGCGACTTCAGCTCGGCCACAGGCCTCTCTGCCGACGGGTCCGTCGTGGTCGGCGGCGCGTTCGACATCACCGGGACCCTCCGCCCGTTCCGCTGGGAGAACGGTAGCATGATCGACCTCAGAACGCTCGGCGGGACGGGGCTCGCTCGCGCCTACGCCGTCTCGTCGGACGGGCGGGTCGTCGTCGGCTCGGCGCCCGATGCCTCTGAACGGGTGCGCGCCTTTCGCTGGGAGGCGGGCAGCATGGTCGACCTCGGCCCGGCGCCGGGCTACCCCGACGGCGAGTACCTCGCCGTCGATGTCTCGGCCGACGGCTCGGTCATCGCGGGGTCCTACGGAGGGGCTGACGGCGTCGAGCGCGCGATCGTGTGGCAGCAGAGCGTGGGGTGGCGCCCCCTCCGCGACCTGCTGACGGACGCCGGGCTGGACGTGAGCGGCTGGACGTTCGCCGGCATCACAGGCATCTCGGACGACGGGTTGGTGTTCGGCGGCCAGGGGCGGAACCCGTCCGGTGTGTTCGGGGGCTGGGTCGCCTCGCTCCGACCGTCCACCCCGGCCGAGCCCGCGCCCGCGCGGGCGTCGCCACGCCTTACGGTCGGCCCGAACCCCATGACGACGGCGGGGGCCGTTCGCCTGACCGTCCCCCAGGCGGGCCCGGTGCAGGTCCGGGTGGTCGACCTGCTGGGGCGCACGGTCTCGGTCGTCCTCGACGGCGCGGTGGCAGCGGGTGACCACGCCCTCTCGCTCCACACGTCTGGACTCGCCCAGGGAGTCTATCTCATCCGCGTCGAGAGCCCGGGCGGCGTCCTCGTTCGCCCGTTCGTCCTCGCTCGCTAG
- a CDS encoding ring-cleaving dioxygenase, translating to MLLGLHHVTAICGPAQANVDAYAGALGLRLVKQTVNFDDPGTYHLYYADGDARPGSVLTVFPWPADGLRGQIGAGQATATAYAVAPGALSRWLDRLPGAPFEVAMPTVRFGQSVLTLRDADGLVIELIETDDASGAWADGPVPEAMALGAFHSVTLCSRDPDATAHVLTEAYGYAEHGQEGDRLRLVNPAADRARFVDLFCSPQMPTGRMGIGTVHHVAFRAPDDEAELSVRETLLSMGLRPTPQIDRRYFHSVYTREPGGILFEIATDPPGFAVDESADALGHALQLPPQYEPQRAAIEARLTPLRLPA from the coding sequence ATGCTCCTCGGCCTCCACCACGTCACCGCCATCTGCGGGCCCGCGCAGGCGAACGTCGACGCGTACGCGGGTGCGCTCGGGCTGCGGCTCGTCAAGCAGACCGTCAACTTCGACGACCCCGGCACCTACCACCTCTACTATGCCGACGGCGACGCCCGGCCGGGCTCGGTGCTGACGGTCTTCCCCTGGCCCGCCGACGGCCTGCGCGGGCAGATCGGCGCCGGGCAGGCGACGGCGACGGCCTACGCGGTCGCCCCCGGCGCGTTGTCGCGGTGGCTCGATCGCCTCCCCGGCGCCCCCTTCGAGGTGGCGATGCCGACGGTCCGCTTCGGGCAGAGCGTGCTCACCCTCCGCGACGCCGACGGGCTGGTGATCGAGTTGATCGAGACCGACGACGCCAGCGGCGCCTGGGCTGACGGGCCGGTCCCCGAGGCGATGGCGCTCGGTGCGTTCCACAGCGTCACGCTCTGCTCCCGCGACCCCGACGCCACCGCCCACGTCCTCACCGAGGCTTACGGCTACGCCGAGCACGGCCAGGAGGGCGACCGCCTCCGCCTCGTCAACCCCGCCGCCGACCGCGCCCGGTTCGTGGACCTGTTCTGCTCGCCGCAGATGCCGACCGGCCGGATGGGCATCGGGACCGTCCACCACGTCGCCTTCCGCGCGCCCGACGATGAGGCCGAGTTGTCAGTCCGCGAGACGCTCCTGTCGATGGGCCTCCGCCCGACGCCCCAGATCGACCGGCGGTACTTCCACTCGGTCTACACCCGCGAGCCGGGCGGCATCCTGTTCGAGATCGCCACCGACCCACCGGGGTTCGCGGTCGACGAGTCGGCGGACGCACTCGGCCACGCGCTCCAGTTGCCGCCCCAGTATGAGCCCCAGCGGGCCGCCATCGAGGCCCGCCTGACGCCCCTCCGCCTGCCCGCCTGA